The Harmonia axyridis chromosome 3, icHarAxyr1.1, whole genome shotgun sequence nucleotide sequence tggataattttaagaataaaaagtcccatgaatatgaggccacaaacgctttgttttctagatacagggtgtttctatagtgtgtcgtactttttagtgaggcttttatcagtttatcaaatctttattaatcttcgtagggccgccgccaggaccggcaaaccggacattttgccggggcgcaaaATTTTAGGGGCGCAGTCAGTTAATGAAACAATACATACTTTTTGAAACAAATATGTTTTCTTGATGAAAATACCACTCTCTGtagtgaaataataaaattaccaagagccattttttttcaaattgaataggcgctctcaactatagttataaaaatacaaataggtactaaaatgcacctttaactacgtcgtctttttactatagcgtcgtacttttgaacaatgcaggtcgttttttgatgaaatcgacaaaacggcctttgataaatttgacaagttgatttcaagttaaaaaatacgatttcataagAAATTGAAAAGGTGCTTGAAGGGAATAACAAGGGCTCTTTGAAAGATAATTGAGATGAATTAGGCAAAGTAGGGCGgcgaaatttcattttgccggggcgccctgaatcttcgctacagagtgggtaaataagtacctaaacttataatttattcattcattacagctcACTATAGTTAgctaactacagtattgaaattctgtgacgagaatgatacaacgGGTAAGTATAACGATGgcgaatacaaaaatcaaagATGGCAAATAAAgtccgacaaagcggatagataagggaaaataataaacctcggtcATAGACGtactcgtagtgcaataaaagtactcatcttgaaagcgataatgaactcataaaccgtaaaagggtacgattttttactgccgtgtggatttcgaaggaaagtaaaatgattattggttcattttatggaaaaatttacgTTCTTCGCCTTTGCGagaattcaacaattttatattttccaaaTCTTGGGAGGGGGGTAATTACACCCAGTACCccctcatttctacgcccttgttttgtaggtagttttttcttcaaaaatgaatactaaagGCTCAATGAATTTGTAATCGACCCATTAGAAGGAGGTTGTTGCAAATCCTCTTTCAAGTTATCATCCATAATATCGTTTTCATGGTCATCTTTGATCTGTACGAATTCTGACTTAGATCTGTAATACCGAACAATATCTTCATCTGTGGAAAACTCCGAAGACCTAACAACATCGTCATCCACGTGCAGAATAGTCATGAAAGAAAGGTTACATCATGTGAACCTTTCACATTTTTCCATATGCTTCATATTGTTCCTGCAGTTGATTTTTTTCCTCACTTGTTTCTTTCAAGCTTTCACTTAGGAAAATCAAAGAAATTCGCTTCCTGCCATTCAGAATAATGACCAAAGTCagcttttctgaaaaaattggaaattatcTCAGAATTCAGATTTAGGTAACATCGATATTTCAAGTATtgtgaatatatttcatcaacgcagtacattaatgaaatgttatttttttggaaacacTTCgagttttcttcaaaattcttcGGAAATAATGGCATTTCACATTTTGTATGACCACCCTTACCCAGTGGTTGTAGTTTTGATAACATATTTGGAGGGGAAAATGcaagttttatgaattttaccTACGGTTAGAGATCTTTAGGATGGGCTGGGCAATTGTCAATGAAAGGAAAGATATATGTCTTTCGACGTTTGCGAACTGTCTGTTTGATTTCAAAAGCAATTCTTCACATAATTTTCCAGTCATTCACTCAATTTTAATTTGCTCGATAGTCCAGAGACAGCCTCGACAGCAGTGAGGTGCATTACCTTTACCTATCTATAGAGCAATTTAAATTCTTCTGAAGCATTCATGTTCGCAACAAGCgtatttttcaacttaaaattaccttgtcaaatttatcaaagtacgttttgtcgatttcctCAAGAAAGTCCTGAATTGTTCAAAAGTACTACTCTATATAgtaaaaaaattcagatcataaaGGTGGTTTTTATCCACTACTTGTATTTTAATTACTAGTCGAGAGCGCCTATTCAATTTCCTAAAGAGACtaaaaaaactataaatgagAGCGgctattcaattaaaaaataaatttgttcttgccaattttattattttactacaaaaAGTAGGAAAACATTTtatgtcaaaaagtatgtcttgtttcattaactaactttgcgcccctacaaaatgtccggtttgctgGTCCTGGCGGCAGCTCTGATTTCATTTTCGGATAACACTCGGTATTTATGCTTTAAGTTACTCTTTTTGCTCTGTAGCTTTTCAGAGGTGAATATTAATAGTTGTGCCTTTCAATTATAgtattaaaatttgattaatGTGAAAATCATAtaatcgcatccaccaaaacTCATAATCTCGTTCCTCAGTCACTTAGTTGTATTgggaaaattaatgaatattgttttcaatttggATCTGACAAATTAGAAACATCAacgaggtttattatttaaaGAATCAAAGATACATTATTTCAGATTCAAACGATTGAAGAATTTTATTGTCggtatattttattcattttgaatgttCTTTGCTTTCAGTTAACACTTTATAGCAATATAGTTATTGTTGGTTGCCTGTAtcaattttgacatttatgatGTAGGATGAAGGTTAAACTGAAAAGCAGATGCCTAGACCTAACCTACACTTCTCAACAACAactctcattgaaaaattaaaggctgaaataataaaatcccAAAAATTGCAATGAATCTTACTAGGATATATCCAATTGCGTTAAGGACAGCATTAGAGATCAGAAAGCTGAGCAATGTTGCCAAATCTgtaaataatttcgaaataccTTCAACTTTCATAAACAGAAATCCAAGAAATTTAGAGAAACTTAGGATAGGATATAAACCGGACGGTTACCATTTAGAAGCGCCTGGAAGAATATATTGGCACAAGTAAAAGAAAATACAAATTTATTCTCAATAGTACTTTATGTTAAGAGTTTATTGATACTCAAAATAGTTTTCATTTCAGGTTGGAACTTATGGAATCGGGAAGGTACGTTGTAGCAGTTGTGAAGCATTTTAAAAATGGAGAAGTCTTaaaagcaagtacatcagagtggCCTATAAAAAAACGTTTATATAGATATAATGATGTTTCTGCTTACATCAATTTAGCAAAGGTGAGTGATTCATATTACACGATATTGTATTATAATACAGAATTTTTGACTTTGAAGGTTTTGGGTGACCGATGTGTGAAATCTGGTTTGACAGAGATGAGTTGTTTCATGGAAGTGAAGAATCCAGATGGAAAATTagctaattttttgaaatattttgaagaaagtgGTATTGTTCTAAAAGAGCCACCTCAATTTAAACCAGCAAGGCCCTGGGATCAATTGAGACCAGAAAAACCATGGGATGTACTAGAATAGAATATTTCGTATGAATATAAATAGTATgacgaaataaaattgtttatgTTTTCAATACTAATTTACTATAATTGAAGTTCCAATTCGAGTCTTCATATTCTTTGTACAAAGTTGCTActgttttgttgaatatttctccataattattcaatgaatttattttaattttttcgttagaaaaatgaggaaagcagaAGCTTGTGAGCACTTGTTATTTCATGCTTCCTGTGAGGCCACAGgactatatatgtatatacagaTAGAAACGACACGGGCCAACTACATACTTAATAATTGTCAATCCTATTTTAAATCTTTATCTCTGATATAGATATTATACAGAATGATTAAAAAGTATTTAGAAGAACCTCAGAAAGCGATTCCtcataatattttgatatgaattgtctcaataaatatatatcagaaaacacatcatttccaagatacaaggtgttaaagttttattttcgtttttttttaataactttcGAACGAAGTAAGATGCATCTTAAAACGAAGAAACAGTAATAGAATAGGTGGGGGTGGCGCCCCTTACAAAATACCAAAATTACTTACTTAAACCTCAAATTCATTTGCTAAGCATTCttgtgaaaaatgcaaaataatggtataaacaaaacaacgcagactTCAGGAGCGGGAACGAAACTTTTGCGGGATGGAAATCAACGGCGAATTGCGGAATGTCTGCGAATTAATTTCGGTTCGCAGCGTGCAGTGTTTTCGCACAGTAGTTTTGTCTTATTATTATCGCATTGGTGTGCATGCTATGCAATCTACCCGCTGCCGCATCTAACGCATCGCTTCCGTTCCCGCTTCCGAAGTCTGCTTAGTGCTTATACCTTATGTGGCAATAACTTCAACACTTCAGACTTGAAATTTCCAAGTCCAAATATCTAGAAAAGGGTTGGTTATAGCGACTTGTAACAAGGGTTGCTTTTTTACGTAGATTTAATAGACGAATCGATTATTTTACGGAAAAATGTGCTAGAAGTACgctcaaaaaagttatgaacCTCTATAAAAGAAAAAGGGGTGTAGGTGGCGTCCCCTATGAATGAGAGCCGAATTCGACACCTCGTCAGTATTTCGAAAGTTATaaaaataactaaaataaaaccctgtatattaaaaacAAACCGTTTGTGGGATCATGTCTATAAGACATTAGGTCTATgtttgtacctctaatttaggaacaattaattattattaattagtgAGTCTTCTGTTCAGAGACGATCGctgaaaaacaaaatacatTAAACATTAATTAGTGAGTCTTCTGTTCAGAGACGATCGctgaaaaacaaaatacatTAAAGAAAAACTGTCTTCTATGTTCAATAGTTTAATAGACCAATGTGTCAAGTGTCAATACtcaattgtaaataaataagctactattatttttttacatATCCGGATTTTATGCCATTCGATCATATTTATATTACTGCTAAAAATGAATAACACCAGTTGTTGTGTGTGTTTTAAAGACAATGCTTCTATTCCACTTAGTGTTATCGATTCCAACAACGAAACAATAACTTCCAAATTACAAAAAGTTGTATCTGAAGTGGTAAGATATTCATTAAATAATTCAACTTGGATGTAATTCTAATAAATTTTAGCTATGGAAAGATACATTCACAATTTGTCCTGAATGTTTGAATACTTTGAATATTGTATTAGAATTTAGAAATACATGTATAAAATCAAGCTCTATCAGACTCAAGGAAGAACCCGAATCAATAAATAGTTCTGAACGATGTATGAGCAGCAgtgaagaagaaattgaaaaatttgtagaAGAACATTCTGAGAAGATAGCTGTGACTTCTGAAATTtgtgaaattaaattgaattcaaataaccTTATATACACTCATAAGGAAATACATCACTCTGAACACTCCTACAAGAATGATTTACTTTTTGTTGATGTAAATGATGAAAAGAGAAAATGTTTGAATAATGATGTTTATTTTTGTGATAAATGTACGCATAACTTTGTTTCCAAATCCCAATATGAAGAGCATATAAAATCCCataatgttttcatttgtttccaCTGTGATAAACCATTTGAGAGTAAAGTTATGCTAGCTAAACACATAAAAGTTAAACATGAtgttcagaaaataattaaaaatgcaGATAAGTCACGATCTCTAAATGAAAATTTGCTTgaaaagaaaagtaaattattccAGTGTATTAAGTGTGAAAAATCATATAAGACTGAGAAATTTATGCTGAATCATATGGTTACTTGTGATGGGGTGATGAGacattcaaaaatgaatttctcCAAAGATTTCTCTAAGAATGAGTGTGAAAAATGTGGAAGATTTTATACAactcaaaaaattcttaaagcTCATTTGAAACATTGTAAggcagaaaaaaatttacaagaaCAGAGATGTCACATTTGTGATGAATTTTTAAAAAGTTCTGAAGAAAAGTTTGAACATATTTTAAATGAGCATAATATTAATTTAAAAGTAGATAATACTTGTCAGTTCTGTTACAAACAATTTTTAAGTGATGAGAGTTTACAATCTCATATGAAAGAAAATCATAGGAACCAATTAACAAATcgtaaagtattgaaaaattatactgAAAGAAGTTACTCATGTGAAGTATGTTCAAAAGTTTTTGGTTATGTGAAAGAGGTCATCGAACATTGTGTTAAAGAACACCAGATGGATGCAAAGTCTGTTAAACCTTACTTATGTGATAAATGCCACACTCGTTTCATGAATTCAACAAATTTAATTCAGCACAAGCAGTATCACGAGGGAGAGCGTAGTCACATATGTAGTTTTTGCGGAAAAAGCTTCATCACAAAAAGTGATCTTACAGTACATGAATATACCCATTTGAATAGGAGGAACTATAAATGTGAAATTTGTGAAAGAGCTTTTAACACCAACAAGAATTTGAGATCACATAAGTTAGTTGTTCATACTGATTCAAGTTTGTGGAAGTATGAGTGTAATTTGTGTGCCAAAAAGTTCCCTTTAAAATCTGGTTTTGACCAACACATGAGAAGGCATTCAGGAGACAAAAGATTTAAATGTTTGATTTGTGAAAAATCCTTCATAAGTAGTAGTGAACTGAAGAAACATAATACATTCCATTCTAATGAGAGAGCTCACAAATGTTCCCATTGTGGTAAAGAATATAAAGATCGTAGAGTTTATGAGATACATGTGACCAAAGTTCATGGTTTGGGGAATGCAAAAATTCCAGTACGGGTGAGGAAGTTTGCTTGTCATATTTGTCCAGGTACGTTTTTTGATAAGCAGAAATTGTCGAGGCATATGTGTACTCATACAGGCATAAAACCATATGTTTGTAATATTTGCGAGAAGAGGTTTAGTGATAAGTCATATTTGAAGTATCACTCAAAAATAGTTCATAATATTTTGGCTTTCCCCACTAACGAAGTAAGTGATATTACAAATGAGCATATATAATACCTCTGTTAAGCAATATgcataataagaaatatttcaagttcAGTGTGGAGTCAGTATTATACTTGAGGCTGAAGTATCTTAATCATGGATTCTTCATGTTTTACAATGAAACAAGTGTGTGGTTACCTAAACTTTaagtataaaatgaataatattcaatgTTTTTACTC carries:
- the LOC123674513 gene encoding 39S ribosomal protein L18, mitochondrial, with amino-acid sequence MNLTRIYPIALRTALEIRKLSNVAKSVNNFEIPSTFINRNPRNLEKLRIGYKPDGYHLEAPGRIYWHKLELMESGRYVVAVVKHFKNGEVLKASTSEWPIKKRLYRYNDVSAYINLAKVLGDRCVKSGLTEMSCFMEVKNPDGKLANFLKYFEESGIVLKEPPQFKPARPWDQLRPEKPWDVLE
- the LOC123674515 gene encoding zinc finger protein 2 homolog, which produces MNNTSCCVCFKDNASIPLSVIDSNNETITSKLQKVVSEVLWKDTFTICPECLNTLNIVLEFRNTCIKSSSIRLKEEPESINSSERCMSSSEEEIEKFVEEHSEKIAVTSEICEIKLNSNNLIYTHKEIHHSEHSYKNDLLFVDVNDEKRKCLNNDVYFCDKCTHNFVSKSQYEEHIKSHNVFICFHCDKPFESKVMLAKHIKVKHDVQKIIKNADKSRSLNENLLEKKSKLFQCIKCEKSYKTEKFMLNHMVTCDGVMRHSKMNFSKDFSKNECEKCGRFYTTQKILKAHLKHCKAEKNLQEQRCHICDEFLKSSEEKFEHILNEHNINLKVDNTCQFCYKQFLSDESLQSHMKENHRNQLTNRKVLKNYTERSYSCEVCSKVFGYVKEVIEHCVKEHQMDAKSVKPYLCDKCHTRFMNSTNLIQHKQYHEGERSHICSFCGKSFITKSDLTVHEYTHLNRRNYKCEICERAFNTNKNLRSHKLVVHTDSSLWKYECNLCAKKFPLKSGFDQHMRRHSGDKRFKCLICEKSFISSSELKKHNTFHSNERAHKCSHCGKEYKDRRVYEIHVTKVHGLGNAKIPVRVRKFACHICPGTFFDKQKLSRHMCTHTGIKPYVCNICEKRFSDKSYLKYHSKIVHNILAFPTNEVSDITNEHI